From a single Myotis daubentonii chromosome 5, mMyoDau2.1, whole genome shotgun sequence genomic region:
- the USHBP1 gene encoding harmonin-binding protein USHBP1 isoform X3 produces the protein MLHLVSWTPWLRVQRRPRQPAEALSWARCHLRKAASLGCWALRQRGVGKARGADAPDIPISRNFHRSHHRTDEEADGDSGRGLAPALDGPHEPAEEAHHAPEAKEAVLSAPGPPDVFQTLQHALSSLEAAAAAWRCQPLSCPGPVEMEGRIQGEPRPCLELEGAGGCQREVAHLAERNAWLRLALGSREDELSHMQASLEALQGEKETLQREVQELQDSLLRLEPLPPPSQSQVGGLGSSSSSSGTVREPWTTQDPFSLSHPLLRRLQSDSSAQILGPLPNRPLAPEMHIVEVQMEQLRGSIEKLKCFNRLLSAVLQGYKGRCEGLSMQLGQWEAEATALRLALQYSEHCEEVYRVLLTLREADSGAEVPRSDVEAAEKEAQRLLAQEEAIMDGETLWDPQPSPEGSSVDRPTLQEVSLQLRGYVQRLQERRALVKILPEPGPTLAPMPTLPHAEALVQAILETQPGPALPRLEKRRIQQDLQATRETLEDLMLRLQLVRREKRGLELQEAALRAQGPVHTLLLEQLQWERAQLQTRGAASSGGGSSGGSSGDEEAWCQVGQVQDPEDLAQELSASLARALGLWEQLQFLREELEQVAKKGRARRAQSAKLNTDLCKAHRALVLAFRGAQRKQEEQRRKLEQQVTLLEARQAEELAVLEATTRVLGRPRPPRSPPGPGETFL, from the exons CACAGAACTGACGAAGAGGCTGATGGGGACTCTGGCAGGGGGCTGGCCCCAGCCCTCGATGGGCCCCATGAGCCTGCAGAAGAAGCCCACCATGCCCCAGAGGCTAAGGAGGCTGTCCTCTCTGCACCTGGGCCCCCCGACGTGTTTCAGACTCTCCAGCATGCTCTGAGCTCCCTGGAGGCTGCAGCTGCCGCCTGGCGCTGCCAGCCCCTCAGCTGTCCTGGGCCAGTGGAGATGGAGGGCAGAATCCAGGGGGAACCAAGGCCCTGCCTGgagctggagggggcagggggctgccaGCGGGAGGTGGCCCACCTGGCAGAAAGGAACGCCTGGCTACGTTTGGCCCTGGGCAGCCGTGAGGACGAGCTAAGCCACATGCAGGCCTCCCTGGAGGCCCtccagggagaaaaggagacactGCAGAGAGAG GTCCAGGAGCTGCAGGACTCCCTGCTGAGGCTGGAGCCCTTGCCGCCTCCCTCTCAAAGCCAAGTGGGTGGCTTGGGCAGCAGTTCCAGCAGCTCTGGGACTGTCAGGGAACCCTGGACCACTCAG GATCCCTTCTCCCTGTCTCACCCCCTGCTCCGGCGCCTCCAGAGTGATTCCAGTGCCCAGATCCTTGGGCCTCTCCCCAACCGGCCCCTTGCCCCTGAGATGCACATTGTGGAAGTTCAGATGGAGCAGCTCCGGGG AAGCATCGAGAAGCTCAAATGCTTTAACCGTCTGCTGTCTGCTGTGCTCCAGGGATACAAGGGCCGGTGTGAGGGCCTCAGCATGCAGCTGGGCCAGTGGGAGGCTGAGGCCACAGCACTACGTCTGGCCTTGCAATATAG TGAGCACTGTGAGGAAGTGTACAGAGTCCTGCTCACGCTCCGGGAGGCAGACTCAGGAGCAGAAGTCCCCAGGAGTGATGTGGAGGCAGCTGAGAAGGAGGCTCAGAGGCTGCTAGCTCAAGAGGAGGCTATCATGGATGGAGAGACACTGTGGGATCCCCAGCCAAG CCCTGAGGGCAGCAGTGTGGATAGGCCCACCCTCCAGGAGGTGTCTCTCCAGCTCCGGGGCTATGTGCAGCGTCTCCAGGAGCGCCGTGCTCTGGTGAAGATTCTCCCAGAGCCTGGCCCCACCTTGGCACCCATGCCCACTCTGCCCCATGCAGAAGCCCTGGTGCAGGCCATTCTGGAGACTCaacctggcccagccctgccccggcTGGAGAAGAGGCGCATCCAGCAGGACCTGCAGGCCACACGG GAGACCCTGGAGGACCTGATGCTGAGGCTACAGCTGGTGCGGCGGGAGAAGCGGGGTCTGGAGCTGCAGGAGGCGGCCCTCCGAGCCCAGGGCCCGGTCCACACGCTCCTGCTGGAGCAGCTGCAGTGGGAACGGGCGCAGCTTCAGACGCGCGGGGCCgccagcagcggtggtggcagcagcGGCGGGAGCAGCGGCGATGAGGAGGCCTGGTGCCAG gtggggcaggtgcaggaccccGAGGACCTAGCTCAGGAACTGTCAGCATCACTCGCCCG ggccctgggcctgtgGGAGCAGCTGCAGTTTCTTCGGGAGGAGCTGGAACAGGTCGCTAAGAAGGGACGAGCCAGGCGTGCTCAGAGTGCCAAGCTGAACACCGACTTATGTAAGGCTCACAG AGCCCTGGTTCTGGCCTTCCGAGGAGCCCAACGGAAGCAGGAAGAGCAACGGAGAAAGCTGGAACAGCAGGTGACACTACTGGAGGCCAGACAGGCAGAGGAGCTGGCTGTGCTGGAAGCCACCACAAGAGTcctggggaggcccaggccaccccgcTCACCTCCCGGGCCGGGGGAGACCTTTCTGTAG
- the USHBP1 gene encoding harmonin-binding protein USHBP1 isoform X1 yields the protein MLHLVSWTPWLRVQRRPRQPAEALSWARCHLRKAASLGCWALRQRGVGKARGADAPDIPISRNFHRSHHRTDEEADGDSGRGLAPALDGPHEPAEEAHHAPEAKEAVLSAPGPPDVFQTLQHALSSLEAAAAAWRCQPLSCPGPVEMEGRIQGEPRPCLELEGAGGCQREVAHLAERNAWLRLALGSREDELSHMQASLEALQGEKETLQREVQELQDSLLRLEPLPPPSQSQVGGLGSSSSSSGTVREPWTTQDPFSLSHPLLRRLQSDSSAQILGPLPNRPLAPEMHIVEVQMEQLRGSIEKLKCFNRLLSAVLQGYKGRCEGLSMQLGQWEAEATALRLALQYSEHCEEVYRVLLTLREADSGAEVPRSDVEAAEKEAQRLLAQEEAIMDGETLWDPQPSPEGSSVDRPTLQEVSLQLRGYVQRLQERRALVKILPEPGPTLAPMPTLPHAEALVQAILETQPGPALPRLEKRRIQQDLQATRETLEDLMLRLQLVRREKRGLELQEAALRAQGPVHTLLLEQLQWERAQLQTRGAASSGGGSSGGSSGDEEAWCQGPAVPGVSRGSDGGQVGQVQDPEDLAQELSASLARALGLWEQLQFLREELEQVAKKGRARRAQSAKLNTDLCKAHRALVLAFRGAQRKQEEQRRKLEQQVTLLEARQAEELAVLEATTRVLGRPRPPRSPPGPGETFL from the exons CACAGAACTGACGAAGAGGCTGATGGGGACTCTGGCAGGGGGCTGGCCCCAGCCCTCGATGGGCCCCATGAGCCTGCAGAAGAAGCCCACCATGCCCCAGAGGCTAAGGAGGCTGTCCTCTCTGCACCTGGGCCCCCCGACGTGTTTCAGACTCTCCAGCATGCTCTGAGCTCCCTGGAGGCTGCAGCTGCCGCCTGGCGCTGCCAGCCCCTCAGCTGTCCTGGGCCAGTGGAGATGGAGGGCAGAATCCAGGGGGAACCAAGGCCCTGCCTGgagctggagggggcagggggctgccaGCGGGAGGTGGCCCACCTGGCAGAAAGGAACGCCTGGCTACGTTTGGCCCTGGGCAGCCGTGAGGACGAGCTAAGCCACATGCAGGCCTCCCTGGAGGCCCtccagggagaaaaggagacactGCAGAGAGAG GTCCAGGAGCTGCAGGACTCCCTGCTGAGGCTGGAGCCCTTGCCGCCTCCCTCTCAAAGCCAAGTGGGTGGCTTGGGCAGCAGTTCCAGCAGCTCTGGGACTGTCAGGGAACCCTGGACCACTCAG GATCCCTTCTCCCTGTCTCACCCCCTGCTCCGGCGCCTCCAGAGTGATTCCAGTGCCCAGATCCTTGGGCCTCTCCCCAACCGGCCCCTTGCCCCTGAGATGCACATTGTGGAAGTTCAGATGGAGCAGCTCCGGGG AAGCATCGAGAAGCTCAAATGCTTTAACCGTCTGCTGTCTGCTGTGCTCCAGGGATACAAGGGCCGGTGTGAGGGCCTCAGCATGCAGCTGGGCCAGTGGGAGGCTGAGGCCACAGCACTACGTCTGGCCTTGCAATATAG TGAGCACTGTGAGGAAGTGTACAGAGTCCTGCTCACGCTCCGGGAGGCAGACTCAGGAGCAGAAGTCCCCAGGAGTGATGTGGAGGCAGCTGAGAAGGAGGCTCAGAGGCTGCTAGCTCAAGAGGAGGCTATCATGGATGGAGAGACACTGTGGGATCCCCAGCCAAG CCCTGAGGGCAGCAGTGTGGATAGGCCCACCCTCCAGGAGGTGTCTCTCCAGCTCCGGGGCTATGTGCAGCGTCTCCAGGAGCGCCGTGCTCTGGTGAAGATTCTCCCAGAGCCTGGCCCCACCTTGGCACCCATGCCCACTCTGCCCCATGCAGAAGCCCTGGTGCAGGCCATTCTGGAGACTCaacctggcccagccctgccccggcTGGAGAAGAGGCGCATCCAGCAGGACCTGCAGGCCACACGG GAGACCCTGGAGGACCTGATGCTGAGGCTACAGCTGGTGCGGCGGGAGAAGCGGGGTCTGGAGCTGCAGGAGGCGGCCCTCCGAGCCCAGGGCCCGGTCCACACGCTCCTGCTGGAGCAGCTGCAGTGGGAACGGGCGCAGCTTCAGACGCGCGGGGCCgccagcagcggtggtggcagcagcGGCGGGAGCAGCGGCGATGAGGAGGCCTGGTGCCAG GGCCCTGCGGTCCCTGGAGTCAGCAGGGGCAGTGATGGAGGCCAggtggggcaggtgcaggaccccGAGGACCTAGCTCAGGAACTGTCAGCATCACTCGCCCG ggccctgggcctgtgGGAGCAGCTGCAGTTTCTTCGGGAGGAGCTGGAACAGGTCGCTAAGAAGGGACGAGCCAGGCGTGCTCAGAGTGCCAAGCTGAACACCGACTTATGTAAGGCTCACAG AGCCCTGGTTCTGGCCTTCCGAGGAGCCCAACGGAAGCAGGAAGAGCAACGGAGAAAGCTGGAACAGCAGGTGACACTACTGGAGGCCAGACAGGCAGAGGAGCTGGCTGTGCTGGAAGCCACCACAAGAGTcctggggaggcccaggccaccccgcTCACCTCCCGGGCCGGGGGAGACCTTTCTGTAG
- the USHBP1 gene encoding harmonin-binding protein USHBP1 isoform X2, with translation MSARATRPRSRRGRHAPPGELDPVAESSEEAEAASGSSELGPVPSQESCKPGLLGPEAEGSGQGPRSRTDEEADGDSGRGLAPALDGPHEPAEEAHHAPEAKEAVLSAPGPPDVFQTLQHALSSLEAAAAAWRCQPLSCPGPVEMEGRIQGEPRPCLELEGAGGCQREVAHLAERNAWLRLALGSREDELSHMQASLEALQGEKETLQREVQELQDSLLRLEPLPPPSQSQVGGLGSSSSSSGTVREPWTTQDPFSLSHPLLRRLQSDSSAQILGPLPNRPLAPEMHIVEVQMEQLRGSIEKLKCFNRLLSAVLQGYKGRCEGLSMQLGQWEAEATALRLALQYSEHCEEVYRVLLTLREADSGAEVPRSDVEAAEKEAQRLLAQEEAIMDGETLWDPQPSPEGSSVDRPTLQEVSLQLRGYVQRLQERRALVKILPEPGPTLAPMPTLPHAEALVQAILETQPGPALPRLEKRRIQQDLQATRETLEDLMLRLQLVRREKRGLELQEAALRAQGPVHTLLLEQLQWERAQLQTRGAASSGGGSSGGSSGDEEAWCQGPAVPGVSRGSDGGQVGQVQDPEDLAQELSASLARALGLWEQLQFLREELEQVAKKGRARRAQSAKLNTDLCKAHRALVLAFRGAQRKQEEQRRKLEQQVTLLEARQAEELAVLEATTRVLGRPRPPRSPPGPGETFL, from the exons AACTGACGAAGAGGCTGATGGGGACTCTGGCAGGGGGCTGGCCCCAGCCCTCGATGGGCCCCATGAGCCTGCAGAAGAAGCCCACCATGCCCCAGAGGCTAAGGAGGCTGTCCTCTCTGCACCTGGGCCCCCCGACGTGTTTCAGACTCTCCAGCATGCTCTGAGCTCCCTGGAGGCTGCAGCTGCCGCCTGGCGCTGCCAGCCCCTCAGCTGTCCTGGGCCAGTGGAGATGGAGGGCAGAATCCAGGGGGAACCAAGGCCCTGCCTGgagctggagggggcagggggctgccaGCGGGAGGTGGCCCACCTGGCAGAAAGGAACGCCTGGCTACGTTTGGCCCTGGGCAGCCGTGAGGACGAGCTAAGCCACATGCAGGCCTCCCTGGAGGCCCtccagggagaaaaggagacactGCAGAGAGAG GTCCAGGAGCTGCAGGACTCCCTGCTGAGGCTGGAGCCCTTGCCGCCTCCCTCTCAAAGCCAAGTGGGTGGCTTGGGCAGCAGTTCCAGCAGCTCTGGGACTGTCAGGGAACCCTGGACCACTCAG GATCCCTTCTCCCTGTCTCACCCCCTGCTCCGGCGCCTCCAGAGTGATTCCAGTGCCCAGATCCTTGGGCCTCTCCCCAACCGGCCCCTTGCCCCTGAGATGCACATTGTGGAAGTTCAGATGGAGCAGCTCCGGGG AAGCATCGAGAAGCTCAAATGCTTTAACCGTCTGCTGTCTGCTGTGCTCCAGGGATACAAGGGCCGGTGTGAGGGCCTCAGCATGCAGCTGGGCCAGTGGGAGGCTGAGGCCACAGCACTACGTCTGGCCTTGCAATATAG TGAGCACTGTGAGGAAGTGTACAGAGTCCTGCTCACGCTCCGGGAGGCAGACTCAGGAGCAGAAGTCCCCAGGAGTGATGTGGAGGCAGCTGAGAAGGAGGCTCAGAGGCTGCTAGCTCAAGAGGAGGCTATCATGGATGGAGAGACACTGTGGGATCCCCAGCCAAG CCCTGAGGGCAGCAGTGTGGATAGGCCCACCCTCCAGGAGGTGTCTCTCCAGCTCCGGGGCTATGTGCAGCGTCTCCAGGAGCGCCGTGCTCTGGTGAAGATTCTCCCAGAGCCTGGCCCCACCTTGGCACCCATGCCCACTCTGCCCCATGCAGAAGCCCTGGTGCAGGCCATTCTGGAGACTCaacctggcccagccctgccccggcTGGAGAAGAGGCGCATCCAGCAGGACCTGCAGGCCACACGG GAGACCCTGGAGGACCTGATGCTGAGGCTACAGCTGGTGCGGCGGGAGAAGCGGGGTCTGGAGCTGCAGGAGGCGGCCCTCCGAGCCCAGGGCCCGGTCCACACGCTCCTGCTGGAGCAGCTGCAGTGGGAACGGGCGCAGCTTCAGACGCGCGGGGCCgccagcagcggtggtggcagcagcGGCGGGAGCAGCGGCGATGAGGAGGCCTGGTGCCAG GGCCCTGCGGTCCCTGGAGTCAGCAGGGGCAGTGATGGAGGCCAggtggggcaggtgcaggaccccGAGGACCTAGCTCAGGAACTGTCAGCATCACTCGCCCG ggccctgggcctgtgGGAGCAGCTGCAGTTTCTTCGGGAGGAGCTGGAACAGGTCGCTAAGAAGGGACGAGCCAGGCGTGCTCAGAGTGCCAAGCTGAACACCGACTTATGTAAGGCTCACAG AGCCCTGGTTCTGGCCTTCCGAGGAGCCCAACGGAAGCAGGAAGAGCAACGGAGAAAGCTGGAACAGCAGGTGACACTACTGGAGGCCAGACAGGCAGAGGAGCTGGCTGTGCTGGAAGCCACCACAAGAGTcctggggaggcccaggccaccccgcTCACCTCCCGGGCCGGGGGAGACCTTTCTGTAG
- the NR2F6 gene encoding nuclear receptor subfamily 2 group F member 6 yields MAMVTGGWGGPGGGDTNGVDKAGGYPRAAEEDSASPPGAASDAEPGDEERPGLQVDCVVCGDKSSGKHYGVFTCEGCKSFFKRSIRRNLSYTCRSNRDCQIDQHHRNQCQYCRLKKCFRVGMRKEAVQRGRIPHSLPGAVAASSGSPPGSVLAAAVAGGDLFPGQPVSELIAQLLRAEPYPAAAGRFGGGGGSSGAVLGIDNVCELAARLLFSTVEWARHAPFFPDLPVADQVALLRLSWSELFVLNAAQAALPLHTAPLLAAAGLHAAPMAAERAVAFMDQVRAFQEQVDKLGRLQVDSAEYGCLKAIALFTPDACGLSDPAHVESLQEKAQVALTEYVRAQYPSQPQRFGRLLLRLPALRAVPASLISQLFFMRLVGKTPIETLIRDMLLSGSTFNWPYGSGQ; encoded by the exons ATGGCCATGGTGACCGGCGGCTGGGGCGGCCCCGGCGGCGGCGATACGAACGGTGTGGACAAGGCGGGCGGCTACCCGCGCGCGGCCGAGGAAGACTCGGCCTCACCCCCCGGCGCCGCCAGCGACGCGGAGCCGGGCGACGAGGAGCGCCCGGGGCTGCAGGTGGACTGCGTGGTGTGCGGGGACAAGTCGAGCGGCAAGCACTACGGCGTCTTCACCTGCGAGGGCTGCAAGAGCTTCTTCAAGCGGAGCATCCGCCGCAACCTCAGCTACACCTGCCG GTCTAATCGTGACTGCCAGATCGACCAGCATCACCGGAACCAGTGCCAATACTGCCGCCTCAAGAAGTGCTTCCGGGTGGGCATGAGGAAGGAGG CGGTTCAGCGTGGCCGCATCCCGCACTCTCTGCCTGGCGCTGTGGCCGCCTCCTCAGGCAGCCCCCCGGGCTCAGTGTTGGCTGCTGCGGTGGCAGGCGGGGACCTCTTCCCGGGGCAGCCGGTGTCGGAGCTGATCGCGCAGTTGCTGCGTGCGGAGCCCTACCCCGCAGCGGCGGGGCGCTTTGGCGGAGGCGGCGGCTCCTCGGGCGCCGTGCTGGGAATCGACAACGTGTGTGAGCTGGCGGCGCGGCTGCTGTTCAGCACCGTGGAGTGGGCGCGCCACGCGCCCTTCTTCCCCGACCTGCCCGTCGCCGACCAGGTGGCGCTGCTGCGCCTGAGCTGGAGCGAGCTGTTCGTGCTGAACGCCGCGCAGGCCGCGCTGCCCCTGCACACGGCGCCGCTGCTGGCCGCCGCTGGTCTGCACGCCGCACCCATGGCCGCCGAACGCGCCGTGGCCTTCATGGATCAGGTGCGCGCCTTCCAGGAGCAGGTGGACAAGCTGGGCCGCCTGCAGGTGGACTCCGCAGAATATGGCTGCCTCAAGGCCATTGCGCTGTTCACACCTG ATGCCTGTGGCCTTTCAGATCCAGCGCACGTGGAGAGCCTACAGGAGAAGGCACAGGTGGCCCTCACTGAGTACGTGCGGGCCCAGTACCCGTCCCAACCCCAGCGCTTCGGGCGCCTGCTGCTGCGGCTCCCCGCCCTGCGTGCCGTCCCTGCCTCCCTCATCTCCCAGCTGTTCTTCATGCGTCTAGTGGGCAAGACGCCCATTGAGACGCTGATTCGAGACATGCTGCTGTCTGGAAGTACCTTCAACTGGCCCTATGGCTCAGGCCAGTGA
- the OCEL1 gene encoding occludin/ELL domain-containing protein 1 isoform X3 has product MPTREPPHTHGSRGDLQFRPPGPGPPPGAPRARPRKIVFEDELPSRALPCTEKPVESIPGEHMPRPHPVPNYELSKYPPVSSERERSCYAAVFQDQYSEFLELQQELRSAQAKLQQLEALLTSLPPPQSQEAQVAARVWREFEKKRTDPGFLDKQARCRYLKGKLRHLKAQIQKFDSRGDSEGSVYF; this is encoded by the exons ATGCCCACCCGGGAGCCCCCCCACACCCACGGCTCCCGGGGGGACCTGCAGTTCCGCCCGCCTGGCCCAGGGCCTCCG CCAGGAGCTCCCAGGGCAAGGCCCAGGAAGATTGTATTTGAGGATGAACTGCCCTCCCGGGCCCTCCCCTGCACCGAGAAGCCTGTTGAATCCATCCCTGGGGAGCATATGCCTAGGCCCCACCCAGTGCCCAACTATGAGCT cagtAAGTACCCACCAGTGAGCAGTGAGAGGGAGCGGAGTTGCTACGCTGCTGTGTTCCAGGACCAGTATTCAGAGTTCTTGGAGCTCCAGCAGGAGTTGCGCTCTGCACAGGCTAAGCTCCAGCAGCTGGAAGCCCTGCTGacctcactgcccccaccccaaagccag GAGGCTCAAGTAGCCGCCAGAGTCTGGAGAGAATTTGAGAAGAAGCGGACG GACCCTGGCTTTCTGGACAAGCAGGCTCGCTGCCGTTACCTGAAGGGCAAACTAAGGCACCTCAAGGCTCAGATCCAGAAATTCGACAGCCGAGGAGACAGCGAGGGCTCTGTGTACTTCTGA
- the OCEL1 gene encoding occludin/ELL domain-containing protein 1 isoform X4, with protein MPTREPPHTHGSRGDLQFRPPGPGPPPGAPRARPRKIVFEDELPSRALPCTEKPVESIPGEHMPRPHPVPNYELSKYPPVSSERERSCYAAVFQDQYSEFLELQQELRSAQAKLQQLEALLTSLPPPQSQDPGFLDKQARCRYLKGKLRHLKAQIQKFDSRGDSEGSVYF; from the exons ATGCCCACCCGGGAGCCCCCCCACACCCACGGCTCCCGGGGGGACCTGCAGTTCCGCCCGCCTGGCCCAGGGCCTCCG CCAGGAGCTCCCAGGGCAAGGCCCAGGAAGATTGTATTTGAGGATGAACTGCCCTCCCGGGCCCTCCCCTGCACCGAGAAGCCTGTTGAATCCATCCCTGGGGAGCATATGCCTAGGCCCCACCCAGTGCCCAACTATGAGCT cagtAAGTACCCACCAGTGAGCAGTGAGAGGGAGCGGAGTTGCTACGCTGCTGTGTTCCAGGACCAGTATTCAGAGTTCTTGGAGCTCCAGCAGGAGTTGCGCTCTGCACAGGCTAAGCTCCAGCAGCTGGAAGCCCTGCTGacctcactgcccccaccccaaagccag GACCCTGGCTTTCTGGACAAGCAGGCTCGCTGCCGTTACCTGAAGGGCAAACTAAGGCACCTCAAGGCTCAGATCCAGAAATTCGACAGCCGAGGAGACAGCGAGGGCTCTGTGTACTTCTGA
- the OCEL1 gene encoding occludin/ELL domain-containing protein 1 isoform X1, whose amino-acid sequence MPTREPPHTHGSRGDLQFRPPGPGPPPGAPRARPRKIVFEDELPSRALPCTEKPVESIPGEHMPRPHPVPNYELSKYPPVSSERERSCYAAVFQDQYSEFLELQQELRSAQAKLQQLEALLTSLPPPQSQKEAQVAARVWREFEKKRTDPGFLDKQARCRYLKGKLRHLKAQIQKFDSRGDSEGSVYF is encoded by the exons ATGCCCACCCGGGAGCCCCCCCACACCCACGGCTCCCGGGGGGACCTGCAGTTCCGCCCGCCTGGCCCAGGGCCTCCG CCAGGAGCTCCCAGGGCAAGGCCCAGGAAGATTGTATTTGAGGATGAACTGCCCTCCCGGGCCCTCCCCTGCACCGAGAAGCCTGTTGAATCCATCCCTGGGGAGCATATGCCTAGGCCCCACCCAGTGCCCAACTATGAGCT cagtAAGTACCCACCAGTGAGCAGTGAGAGGGAGCGGAGTTGCTACGCTGCTGTGTTCCAGGACCAGTATTCAGAGTTCTTGGAGCTCCAGCAGGAGTTGCGCTCTGCACAGGCTAAGCTCCAGCAGCTGGAAGCCCTGCTGacctcactgcccccaccccaaagccag aAGGAGGCTCAAGTAGCCGCCAGAGTCTGGAGAGAATTTGAGAAGAAGCGGACG GACCCTGGCTTTCTGGACAAGCAGGCTCGCTGCCGTTACCTGAAGGGCAAACTAAGGCACCTCAAGGCTCAGATCCAGAAATTCGACAGCCGAGGAGACAGCGAGGGCTCTGTGTACTTCTGA
- the OCEL1 gene encoding occludin/ELL domain-containing protein 1 isoform X2 produces MPTREPPHTHGSRGDLQFRPPGPGPPPGAPRARPRKIVFEDELPSRALPCTEKPVESIPGEHMPRPHPVPNYELKYPPVSSERERSCYAAVFQDQYSEFLELQQELRSAQAKLQQLEALLTSLPPPQSQKEAQVAARVWREFEKKRTDPGFLDKQARCRYLKGKLRHLKAQIQKFDSRGDSEGSVYF; encoded by the exons ATGCCCACCCGGGAGCCCCCCCACACCCACGGCTCCCGGGGGGACCTGCAGTTCCGCCCGCCTGGCCCAGGGCCTCCG CCAGGAGCTCCCAGGGCAAGGCCCAGGAAGATTGTATTTGAGGATGAACTGCCCTCCCGGGCCCTCCCCTGCACCGAGAAGCCTGTTGAATCCATCCCTGGGGAGCATATGCCTAGGCCCCACCCAGTGCCCAACTATGAGCT tAAGTACCCACCAGTGAGCAGTGAGAGGGAGCGGAGTTGCTACGCTGCTGTGTTCCAGGACCAGTATTCAGAGTTCTTGGAGCTCCAGCAGGAGTTGCGCTCTGCACAGGCTAAGCTCCAGCAGCTGGAAGCCCTGCTGacctcactgcccccaccccaaagccag aAGGAGGCTCAAGTAGCCGCCAGAGTCTGGAGAGAATTTGAGAAGAAGCGGACG GACCCTGGCTTTCTGGACAAGCAGGCTCGCTGCCGTTACCTGAAGGGCAAACTAAGGCACCTCAAGGCTCAGATCCAGAAATTCGACAGCCGAGGAGACAGCGAGGGCTCTGTGTACTTCTGA
- the USE1 gene encoding vesicle transport protein USE1, with amino-acid sequence MAASRLELNLVRLLCRCEAMAAEKRDPDEWRLEKYVGALEDMLQALKAQTSKPVCEVINEYSRKVDFLKGMLQAEKLTSSSEKALANQFLAPGRVPTTARERVPATKTVHLQSRARYTSEMRSELLGMDSAGEPKLDVRKRTGVAGPRPRDEKQSAAELDLVLQQHQNLQEKLAEEMLGLARSLKTNTLAAQSVIKKDNQTLSHSLKMADQNLEKLKTESERLEQHAQKSVNWLLWAMLIIVCFIFISMILFIRIMPKLK; translated from the exons ATGGCCGCGTCCAGGCTGGAGCTGAACCTGGTGCGGCTGCTGTGCCGCTGCGAGGCGATGGCAGCAGAGAAGCGGGACCCGGACGAATGGCGTCTAGAGAAG TACGTGGGAGCCCTCGAGGACATGCTGCAGGCCCTGAAAGCCCAGACGAG CAAACCGGTCTGTGAAGTGATCAACGAATATTCCCGCAAGGTGGACTTTCTGAAGGGGATGCTGCAGGCGGAGAAGCTG ACGTCCTCCTCCGAGAAGGCACTAGCCAACCAGTTCCTGGCCCCCGGCCGAGTGCCCACCACCGCCAGGGAGCGGGTGCCCGCCACCAAGACGGTCCATCTGCAGTCACGGGCACGGTACACCAGCGAGATGCGGAGTGAGCTGCTGGGCATG GACTCTGCTGGAG AGCCCAAGCTGGATGTGAGGAAGAGAAC TGGGGTGGCAGGTCCCAGGCCCAGGGATGAGAAGCAGTCGGCAGCCGAGCTAGACCTCGTCCTGCAGCAGCACCAGAACCTCCAGGAGAAGCTGGCAGAAGAAATGCTGGGCCTGGCCCGGAGCCTTAAGACCAACACACTGGCCGCCCAGAGTGTCATCAAGAAGGACAACCAG ACCCTGTCGCACTCACTCAAGATGGCCGACCAGAACCTGGAGAAGCTGAAGACGGAATCAGAACGGCTGGAGCAGCACGCACAGAAATCCGTCAACTGGCTGCTTTGGGCGATGCTTATCATTGTCTGCTTCATTTTCATCAGCATGATCCTCTTCATCCGAATCATGCCCAAACTCAAATAA